The sequence CCGCGGCGTCCAGATGCCAGCGGTGCACGGTGTCGAGCTGGACCAGAGCCACCCACAACTCGACGTCGGCCGAGGTGAGTTCGCCGCCCAGTACGTGGTCCTTGTCGGCCAGTCGCCGTTCGAGCGAGTCCAGCGCGCCGAGCAGGGTACCCAGCGCCGTCTCGTACCCCGGGCTGTCCGCGCCCAGCCGGCCGGCGTTCTGCGCGGCCTCGTGGATGCCGTACGCGCAGAGTCGGCCGATCTCCTCAAGGGCGTTGCGGGCACGGCACGGATACAGCACCGGGCCACGCTCGCCGAACCGCTCGGCCAGGTCACGCGCGATGTCGGGAGCGTGGGTGCTGACGATCCGCCCCGTCCATCCGTCGCTCAGCGCCGGCGCCGCGGCCGGTCCGGGGTGCTGGTGCGAGCTGGCCTCGTACAGCGGCCGCAGCGCGGCGTATTCACCGTCCGGGCTGTCGGGGACGGCGGGCAGCAACGTCACCGGGAGGGTGTCGCCGAGCTCCAGGAGGCTGTGGGTGATGGCGATCCGCAGGCAGTCCGGACAGGCGGGCGAGAGGTGGAGGCGGTAGCGGTGCGGCACGGCGTAGTGGCCGCTGCGCGGGTCACCGCCGATCCGGCCGCGGAGCGGGGGGACGGCGGTGCTGTGGGGGGTGGGAGACATGGCGGTCGCAGCGGAGGTGGCGGTCATGTGGGCTCCCTGGGGTCGGGACGGGTGAAGGCGGTCGGGGTGAGGACGCCTGGGGCTGCGTATGGCGGGGACCGGCACGGGGGAGGCGGGAACACTGGGCGACACGGCCGCAACCGGCAGGGCACGGCACGGCACGGCGCCCAGAACCGGCAGAAGGGGCCGTCGGTATCGGCACCCGAGCCGACGCCGGGCCAACGGCGAGCCGCCCCGCTACCGCCTCACGCGACCGAGGAAGCGGAACTTGCCGCGCTGCACACCCGCAGAAGGTCGATATGCCGTCGCGAGGTGAGCAGCGGAAGGGACGTCAGCGGCGGGCGCGACATCGCGAGGGGAAGCGCGGTGAGCAGGGGAAAGGGCCGGGCCGCGCGGATCGCGCGGTCGGTGTCCGGCACCGTACGCCCCATGAATTCCCACCCGTTCACTAGGTTCCCGCCCCGAGTGTCGAGCCGCCGTCGAGCGGCGTCAAGAGCGCGCACCCGACCACCGCACGCGCCCCTGCGGGATAATGCCCCCATGCGGATTTCAGCCAGAGCGGACTATGCGGTGCGAGCCGCGCTGCAACTCGCTGACGCCCGGGATGCGGGGCCGCTCAAGGCGGAGGCCATTGCGGACGCTCAGGAGATTCCGCACAAATTCCTCGAAGGCATCCTCAACGACATGCGCCGCGGCGGGCTCGTGCTCAGCCAGCGCGGCGGCAACGGCGGCTACCGGCTGGCCAAGCCCCCGGAGAGCATCAGCATCGCGGACGTCATCCGCGTCGTGGACGGACCGCTGGTGTCGGTACGCGGCGTCCGCCCGCCGGAGCTGTCGTACAGCGGGCCCGCCGAATCGCTGCTCCCCCTGTGGATCGCGCTGCGGGCCAACGTGCGGCAGATCCTCGACGGTGTGTCGCTGGCGGATGTCGCCGCCGCGGAGCTGCCCGCCCTGGTGTCCGCGCTGAGCGAGGACCCGGCCTCCTGGACGAACCCGTAGAGACGCGGCCCCGGACCCCGCGTCCGGATTGCGACCCCAACTGTCCACCCCTTGAACACCTCTTGCTCCTCCCGGAGTCCGCACGCATGCTTAATCCCTACTAATCCAGTGGGAAAACTAGGGAAGCCGCGGTGACCGCCGGCTCACCTCACCCGACAGGACGGTGAACGGCGCCATGCCGAAAAAGTCCGCAGCCCGCCCCGCCCCGGCGTCGCCCATCGCGGCGGCGGAGGACGGCATCTGGCTACGCGTCACCCGGGAACTCGCCGACGACCTCGCCGTCGACGCGCTCGCCCGTGACCGGGCGGGCAAGCCTCCCTTCGACGAGCTCTCGCGTCTGCGCGAGGCCGGTCTGCCGGCCCTGCTGCTGCCCGCCGGCCCCCTGGGCAGGGGCAGTGACTGGCGTACGGCCTGTGCGGTCCTCCGTGAGATCGCGGCGGCCGACAGCTCCATCGCCGAACTCCTCGCCCGGCACTACGTCCTGTCCTGGTCCCCCCGCTTCTTCGGCACCCCGGAGCGCGCGGAACGCCTCGAACGGCTCTCGGCCGAGGGGCAGTGGCTCTGGGCCGGCACCACCGACCTCCCCGAGCCGGAGCCGGCCTGCCCGACGGACGCCGATCTCACCCTCACGCCCGCCCCCGGCGGATACCTCCTCACCGGGCACAAGAGCCTGGCCACGGGTGTGACCGTCGCCGACCGCCTCGTCCTCGGCGCGCGCTGCGGCGAGACCGGCGACGCGCTGATCGTGTCCGTGGACCCGGCCCACCCCGCCGTAGCGGCCGTCCCGGCGCACGACCGGCTCGGGCAGCGGCTGGCCGGAGCGGGCGACATCGGGTTCGACGGCGTACGGATTCCCGGGGACGAGGTACTGGGCACCGTCCCCCGCGACGAGCACGCCCTGTCCCCCTTCGCCTCGCTCGCCCCGTTGGCGTTGCGGCTGGCGCTGGCCCATGTCGCCCTGGGCGCCGCCGAAGGCGCACTGGCCGAGGCGCGGGACGTCAGCCGGGCCACGCCGCGCGGCTGGTCCGGCGCGGCCGCGGACGACGGCGGCTACCCGGACCGTCCGGGCCGGGATCCCTATCTCCTGCTCGCCTACGGGGAGTTGGTGACCGCCGCCCACACCGCCGCGGCGGTCGTCGAACCGGCGACGGAGGCCCTGGCACGGGGGCTGCTCCTGGGCCAGGAACTCGGCGTCGACCAGCGCGCCGACATCGCCGTACTGGTCGCCGCGGCCGAGGCCGTCACCGGCGCGTCCGCCCTCCAGATCACCACCCGCATCATGGAACTCACGGGCGGCACCGACTCCCCCACCGACGGTCCCGGCTTCGACCGGTTCTGGCGCAATGCACGCGTCCTGACCGCCCAGGGCTCCCCCACCCACAGCCTCCGCGATATCGGCGACCACTATCTGAACGGAACGGATCCGGCCCTGCCGCTGGGGATCTGAGCGGCAGGGCGGAAGCCCTCCGGCAGGGGCCTTCCGTTCAGTGCGCCTTCTTGGCGAATTCCGTCGTGTAGGTCTTCTTCAGATCCACCGTCGCGTTCTTCAGATTCGGGTTGAAGGACTTCAGGACGCGTTCGACGGTGGCGGGCCCGTCCGCCGGCATCACGCCGTCCTTGGTGAACATCGGCAGGGTGTCCTTGATGGCCTGGGCGTACAGCTGCTTACCGCCCTGGGCGTAGTCGGCGGGCATTTTGGCCGCGATCTGTTCGGGGGTGTGGGTGGACATCCACTTGAGGGTCCGCACCAACGCGTTGGTGAGTTTCTGGACCGTCTCCTTGTGGCTGTTCACCCAGTCGGTGTTCATATAGAGGCTGGAGGAGGGGTACGGGCCGCCGAGCGCCTGCCGGGAGCCCTCGGGGGTGCGCATGTCGATCAGGACCTTGCCGAGGTTCTTGTTCACGATCTGCGCGACGGTGGGGTCGGTCGTCATTCCGCCCTGGATGGAACCCTGTTGGAGGGCGGAGAGGAAGGTCTGGCCGGCGCCGACCGCCACCGGGGTGAAGGAATTCGTCGGGACGCCGTTCTTGACCGCGAGGTATTTGGTGAGGAAGTCGGTGGACGAGCCGAGGCCGGTGACGCCGAGTTTCTTGCCCTTGAAGTCCTTGGGTGAGGTCAGGTCGCCGGCCGCCTTGCGGGAGACGACCTCGACCTCGCCGGGGGCGTGCGCGAGCTGTACCACCGATTCCACCTGCTTGCCCTTGGCCTGAAGGTCGAGGGTGTGGTCGTAGAAGCCGACGACGCCCTGGACATCGCCGGAGACGAGGGAGGTGGTGGCCTGGACGCCGGCGGGTTCGGTGAGGAGGGTGACGTCGAGGCCCTCGTCCTTGAAGTAGCCGAGCTGCTGGGTGAGTCTGGCCGGGAGGTAGATGACCTTGTCGAGGCCGCCCACCATGATCTTGATGCTGCCGTCCTTGGCGTCGGCGCCGGACGAACCGCCGCCGCAGGCGGTCAGGGTGGTGAGGGCGAGCAGTGTGGCGGCAGCGGCGGCCGACAGCTTGAGCGGGGTGCGCATGATCACGTCCTTGGGGGTCGGGGGCGGGCGTTCAGCGGTCGGCGGAGGTGTCGGCGGGCTTCCAGCGGAAGAGGCGCCTTTCGAGGAAGGCGAGCAGGCCCTCGGCGAGCAGGGCGACGACGGCGAGGATCGCCATGGCGGCGTAGACACCGGCCGCGTTGAACGTGCCCTGCGAGGCGGAGACCAGCAGGCCCAGGCCCTTGGTGGCGCCGATGTACTCGCCGACGATCGCGCCGATCAGGGCGAAGCCGAAGCTGACGTGCAGGCTGGTGAAGATCCAGGAGGTGGCGGAGGGGACCACCACCTGGAGGGTGACCTGGCGGTTGCTCGCGCCGAGGATCCGGGAGTTGGCGACCAGGTTGCGGTCGACCTCCCGGGCGCCCTGGAAGGCGTTGAAGAAGACCGGGAAGAAGACGAGGACGACGGCGGAGGCGACCTTGGAGGCCGGGCCGAGGCCGAACCAGATGAGGAAGATCGGCGCGAGGACGATCCGCGGCAGCGCGTTGAGGACCTTGATGTACGGGCCGAGCACCTCGGCCAGGAACCGGATCCGGCCGAGGGCGATGCCCAGCACCACACCGCCGATGACGCCGATGATCCAGCCGAGGAGCGCCTCGTAGAGCGTGTACCAGACCTGCTCCCACAGGGAGCCCTGCGGCGTGCCGTTGAGCGCCCACTGGGTGATCTGGTCCCAGATCTTCGAGGGCATCGAGAAGTTGAACGGGTCGATGACGGCGGCGCGGGCCAGCCCTTCCCACAGGGCGAGGAGGCCGACGAGGAGCAGAACCCGGGTGCCGTGGACGAGGAGGGTGCGGTTGCGGGCGGCGCGCGCCCTGGCCCGGGTGCGGTCGGTACGGACGGCGGCGGGGGCGCCGAGGACCACGGACTCATGCGGCATGGGCGGCGCCCCTTTCACGGGTGATCCGTACCTCTTCACCGAGCGAGGACCAGATCTCCCGGTAGATCTCCACGAACCGGGGCTCCAGCCGGACCTCTTCGACCCGGCGCGGGCGCGGCAGGTCGACGGCGAAGACCTCCTTGACGGTCGCCGGGCCGGCGGTCATCACCACCACCTTGTCGGCGAGGGCGATCGACTCCTCCAGGTCGTGGGTGACGAAGACGACCGAGGCGCCGGTGTCCGACCACAGGTCCAGGAGTTCGTCCGACATCAGCGCCCGGGTCTGGACGTCGAGGGCCGAGAACGGCTCGTCCATGAGCAGGAGTTCGGGGTCGTTGACGAAGGTCGCGGCGAGGGCGACGCGTTTGCGCTGACCGCCGGAGAGCTGGTGCGGATAGCGGTCCTCGAAGGACGCCAGCCCGACGCGGGCGAGCCATTCGCGCGCCCGCTCCCTGGCCTCGGCCTTGGGTACGCCGCGGAAACGGGGCCCGGCCATCACGTTCGACAGGACGGTGCGCCAGGGGAAGACCGCGTCCTGCTGGAAGACGAAACCGGTCCGGTCGCCGATGCCGCGGACCGGCTCGCCGCCGACCAGGACGTCACCGGAGGTGGGCTCCTCCAGGCCGCTGATCAGCGTCAGCGAGGTGGATTTGCCGCATCCGGTGGGCCCGACGACGGCGACGAACTCGCCGCGTTCGACGACCAGGTCGAGATCGCGGACGGCGGTGTGCAGCGCGCCGGAGGGGGTCCGGAACGCCTTGCTCGCTCCCCGCAGTTCGATCGCGGGGATGTGGTGGCTGTTCATGGGCCGGGACGTTAGGAGCGAGGGGGCCGGGGGCGGCAGCCTTGTGGGCGCAAGCCGCCTTTCTGCGCGCAAGCACTGTTGTGCTCGTTTTGCTCACGCTAGAACGACCGAAGCGTGACCGAGGGGTGGGCAACCGCTCACCGACGGCTTACCGTGCGGTCATCGCGCCGTCATACGGAAGATTCGCTTCCGCGGGGCGCGGCGGGCCGGAGCGGCGCGGTGATACCGGGAAACGAGGGAGGCAGGGATGCGGATGCGTCGGCCCCGCCGGATCTTCGCGCAGGTCCTGACCGCGCAGGTGGTCATCACCACGGGAGTGATGGTCCTGGCCACCGGCCTGTTCCTGGCCCCGCTCGGCACGGCGCTGGACGACCAGGCGATGCGGCGGGCGCAGTCGATCGCCCAGACCACGGCGGCCGATCCGGATCTGGCGCGGGAGCTGGTGGCCACGGGGCCGGATCCGCGCGGGCCGGTGCAGGCGGACGCGGAGCGGATCCGTACGGCGACCGGGGCGCTGTACATCGTGGTGATGGACACCCGCGGCGTGCGCTGGTCGCATCCGAACCCCGCCGAGATCGGGCGGCATGTCTCCACCGACCCCAGCCGTCCGCTCGCCGGGCGCGAGGTCCGGCAGATCGACACCGGCACGCTGGGGCGGTCGGCCCGCGCCAAGGTGCCGCTGCGGGACGGGCGCGGGCGGATCGTGGGCGCGGTGTCGGTCGGTATCGCGTACGACAGCGTGCGGGGGCGGCTGCTCGGCAGCATCCCGGGGCTGCTGCGGTATGCGGGCGCGGCGCTGGCCGTCGGCGTCCTGGCCACGCTCGCCGTCT is a genomic window of Streptomyces gilvosporeus containing:
- a CDS encoding glutathione S-transferase C-terminal domain-containing protein, which encodes MTATSAATAMSPTPHSTAVPPLRGRIGGDPRSGHYAVPHRYRLHLSPACPDCLRIAITHSLLELGDTLPVTLLPAVPDSPDGEYAALRPLYEASSHQHPGPAAAPALSDGWTGRIVSTHAPDIARDLAERFGERGPVLYPCRARNALEEIGRLCAYGIHEAAQNAGRLGADSPGYETALGTLLGALDSLERRLADKDHVLGGELTSADVELWVALVQLDTVHRWHLDAAAVHRIAGHRRLWSYARRLAAHPAFGAHLDLDGIARRHHARCRGQEAAGAAVQIVDWTAARRSGPVAPSFG
- a CDS encoding RrF2 family transcriptional regulator — protein: MRISARADYAVRAALQLADARDAGPLKAEAIADAQEIPHKFLEGILNDMRRGGLVLSQRGGNGGYRLAKPPESISIADVIRVVDGPLVSVRGVRPPELSYSGPAESLLPLWIALRANVRQILDGVSLADVAAAELPALVSALSEDPASWTNP
- a CDS encoding acyl-CoA dehydrogenase family protein yields the protein MPKKSAARPAPASPIAAAEDGIWLRVTRELADDLAVDALARDRAGKPPFDELSRLREAGLPALLLPAGPLGRGSDWRTACAVLREIAAADSSIAELLARHYVLSWSPRFFGTPERAERLERLSAEGQWLWAGTTDLPEPEPACPTDADLTLTPAPGGYLLTGHKSLATGVTVADRLVLGARCGETGDALIVSVDPAHPAVAAVPAHDRLGQRLAGAGDIGFDGVRIPGDEVLGTVPRDEHALSPFASLAPLALRLALAHVALGAAEGALAEARDVSRATPRGWSGAAADDGGYPDRPGRDPYLLLAYGELVTAAHTAAAVVEPATEALARGLLLGQELGVDQRADIAVLVAAAEAVTGASALQITTRIMELTGGTDSPTDGPGFDRFWRNARVLTAQGSPTHSLRDIGDHYLNGTDPALPLGI
- a CDS encoding ABC transporter substrate-binding protein; the encoded protein is MRTPLKLSAAAAATLLALTTLTACGGGSSGADAKDGSIKIMVGGLDKVIYLPARLTQQLGYFKDEGLDVTLLTEPAGVQATTSLVSGDVQGVVGFYDHTLDLQAKGKQVESVVQLAHAPGEVEVVSRKAAGDLTSPKDFKGKKLGVTGLGSSTDFLTKYLAVKNGVPTNSFTPVAVGAGQTFLSALQQGSIQGGMTTDPTVAQIVNKNLGKVLIDMRTPEGSRQALGGPYPSSSLYMNTDWVNSHKETVQKLTNALVRTLKWMSTHTPEQIAAKMPADYAQGGKQLYAQAIKDTLPMFTKDGVMPADGPATVERVLKSFNPNLKNATVDLKKTYTTEFAKKAH
- a CDS encoding ABC transporter permease translates to MPHESVVLGAPAAVRTDRTRARARAARNRTLLVHGTRVLLLVGLLALWEGLARAAVIDPFNFSMPSKIWDQITQWALNGTPQGSLWEQVWYTLYEALLGWIIGVIGGVVLGIALGRIRFLAEVLGPYIKVLNALPRIVLAPIFLIWFGLGPASKVASAVVLVFFPVFFNAFQGAREVDRNLVANSRILGASNRQVTLQVVVPSATSWIFTSLHVSFGFALIGAIVGEYIGATKGLGLLVSASQGTFNAAGVYAAMAILAVVALLAEGLLAFLERRLFRWKPADTSADR
- a CDS encoding ABC transporter ATP-binding protein — its product is MNSHHIPAIELRGASKAFRTPSGALHTAVRDLDLVVERGEFVAVVGPTGCGKSTSLTLISGLEEPTSGDVLVGGEPVRGIGDRTGFVFQQDAVFPWRTVLSNVMAGPRFRGVPKAEARERAREWLARVGLASFEDRYPHQLSGGQRKRVALAATFVNDPELLLMDEPFSALDVQTRALMSDELLDLWSDTGASVVFVTHDLEESIALADKVVVMTAGPATVKEVFAVDLPRPRRVEEVRLEPRFVEIYREIWSSLGEEVRITRERGAAHAA